A stretch of Desulfurivibrio alkaliphilus AHT 2 DNA encodes these proteins:
- a CDS encoding oligosaccharide flippase family protein, producing MSDPSVKARALSGSAWTIGGYGLSQGLRLFSHLILAWLLAPEIFGLMALVMVLMNGLQLFADFGIGPSIIQNKRGLDPAFLNTAWTIEIIRGFVLWIITCLLAVPFAWWYAQNDPAAWQISYLLPVAALVSVISGFNSPALHTLNKELRFARLTLIELGVQLISLVVMVGWAMVHPTPWAMIAGGLTGATCKMISSHLLIPGYRVHLGWCRQCFHELFKFGKWILLSTAFTFLASNLDKLVLGNLLTLAELGLYSIALVFAQVALQVASRLGSVVMFPVYSKFQDDKDRLMVVALRARKVVLLVGMAACVSIAVGAPLFFETLWDARYHGIGVIAQWLTIYIWMQILLFTMDRIPLALGNSRALFFSNVVRTCGVMPAMGGYWLAGLPGFIVGLALGPMAAHLFLVKYLPCQQSEMVRQGIRFTAIAGLVGMLAVGFTVWVRMMFSPTHWAVSVILSVGILLLVTSTIAYRRVWGEELRHGK from the coding sequence ATGAGCGACCCCTCAGTTAAAGCCCGCGCCCTTAGCGGCTCGGCCTGGACCATCGGTGGTTACGGTCTTAGTCAGGGGCTGCGTTTGTTCAGTCATCTGATCCTGGCCTGGTTGCTGGCCCCGGAAATCTTTGGTCTGATGGCCTTGGTAATGGTGCTCATGAACGGGCTTCAGTTGTTTGCCGACTTTGGTATCGGCCCCAGTATAATTCAGAACAAGCGGGGCCTTGACCCCGCTTTCCTCAATACCGCCTGGACCATTGAAATTATTCGTGGCTTTGTTCTGTGGATTATTACCTGCTTATTAGCCGTACCTTTTGCCTGGTGGTATGCGCAGAATGATCCCGCTGCCTGGCAAATTTCCTATCTGCTGCCGGTGGCGGCTTTGGTGAGCGTTATTTCGGGTTTTAATTCTCCGGCACTACATACGCTGAACAAGGAACTGCGGTTTGCGCGCCTGACCTTAATCGAGCTTGGTGTTCAACTGATTTCCTTAGTGGTCATGGTGGGATGGGCCATGGTGCATCCTACGCCGTGGGCAATGATTGCCGGGGGGTTGACCGGTGCCACTTGTAAAATGATCAGCAGCCACTTGTTGATACCGGGATATCGGGTCCATTTGGGGTGGTGCAGACAGTGTTTCCATGAATTATTTAAATTCGGCAAATGGATATTGCTAAGTACTGCCTTTACCTTTTTGGCTTCAAACTTAGACAAACTGGTGCTGGGCAACCTGTTGACCCTGGCTGAATTGGGTTTATACTCAATAGCTCTGGTTTTTGCGCAAGTGGCTTTACAGGTGGCCTCAAGATTGGGAAGCGTCGTGATGTTCCCAGTGTACTCCAAATTTCAAGACGATAAGGATCGGCTGATGGTGGTGGCCTTGCGCGCCCGCAAAGTCGTTCTTCTGGTGGGGATGGCTGCCTGCGTTTCCATCGCGGTTGGGGCGCCGCTTTTCTTCGAGACCTTGTGGGATGCACGCTATCATGGGATAGGAGTGATCGCCCAATGGCTGACAATTTACATTTGGATGCAGATTTTGTTGTTTACCATGGATAGAATTCCGTTGGCCCTCGGGAACTCCAGAGCGCTGTTTTTCTCGAATGTTGTCAGGACATGCGGTGTCATGCCGGCCATGGGAGGATATTGGCTGGCGGGACTTCCCGGCTTCATTGTTGGCTTGGCGCTTGGACCGATGGCTGCGCATCTGTTTTTGGTAAAATATCTACCCTGCCAGCAGTCTGAGATGGTTCGCCAAGGGATACGTTTCACCGCCATTGCCGGCTTGGTCGGAATGTTGGCTGTGGGGTTTACCGTTTGGGTCCGCATGATGTTCTCTCCAACGCACTGGGCTGTTTCGGTTATCCTGAGTGTCGGCATTCTATTACTGGTCACGTCAACAATAGCCTACCGGCGAGTCTGGGGCGAGGAACTCCGACATGGAAAGTGA
- a CDS encoding glycosyltransferase family 2 protein, with the protein MVRAKLLIISPCRNEADYMRHTLDSMVAQTVRPDLWVIVDDGSTDQTPQILAEYAAKYDFIKIVPKANRGHRSVGPGVIEAFYAGYRAVRPDDFEYICKLDLDLELPPRYFEILLKRLEENPRIGTCSGKPYFLDNESGKLISEKCGDENSVGMTKLFRKRCFDQIGGFVQQVMWDAIDGHRCRMLGWIAVSWDEPELRFVHLRPMGSSQQNMLTGRMRHGFGQYFMGTGLAYMAASALYRMTRPPYLIGGMGMWWGYLKCLLTRHPRLEDPAFRAFLRRYQWSCLLRGKNKATAILNKQRAAVWRPEATETVFTGDR; encoded by the coding sequence ATGGTACGAGCAAAGCTCCTGATAATCTCACCATGCCGCAATGAAGCCGATTACATGCGTCACACTTTGGACAGCATGGTCGCCCAGACCGTGCGCCCTGATTTGTGGGTGATCGTCGATGACGGTTCCACCGATCAGACTCCGCAGATTCTGGCCGAATATGCCGCCAAATACGACTTCATCAAGATCGTGCCCAAGGCTAACCGGGGGCACCGCAGTGTGGGTCCGGGGGTGATCGAGGCCTTTTATGCCGGCTACCGGGCGGTGCGGCCCGATGACTTCGAATATATCTGCAAGCTGGATCTCGACCTGGAACTGCCCCCCCGTTATTTTGAAATTCTCCTTAAGCGGTTGGAAGAAAACCCTCGTATCGGCACCTGCAGCGGCAAGCCTTATTTCCTGGATAATGAAAGCGGCAAGCTGATCAGCGAAAAATGCGGCGATGAAAACTCGGTTGGTATGACCAAACTGTTCCGTAAAAGGTGTTTTGATCAGATCGGCGGATTTGTACAGCAGGTGATGTGGGACGCCATCGATGGGCATCGCTGCAGGATGTTGGGCTGGATCGCAGTCAGTTGGGATGAGCCGGAGTTGCGCTTTGTCCACCTCCGCCCCATGGGTTCCAGCCAGCAGAATATGCTGACCGGTCGTATGCGGCATGGTTTTGGCCAGTACTTCATGGGCACCGGACTGGCCTATATGGCCGCTTCCGCCCTCTACCGGATGACCCGTCCCCCTTATCTGATCGGTGGCATGGGGATGTGGTGGGGCTATTTGAAGTGCTTGCTCACTCGGCACCCGCGCCTTGAAGATCCTGCCTTTCGGGCCTTTCTGCGTCGTTATCAGTGGTCATGCCTGTTGCGGGGTAAAAACAAAGCCACCGCCATATTGAATAAGCAGCGTGCTGCTGTTTGGCGGCCAGAAGCCACCGAAACCGTCTTTACCGGGGACCGATGA
- a CDS encoding glycosyltransferase family 39 protein, with the protein METTKTLMTGINNSYEARVRKICLLGAALLFVIGVGFRIAPLVDHGDRMLWQWPTEDGYLMKTIARNIALGNGMTVSDAEIATNGTQPLTTYMWAGVFWLVDGDKETGVLLIQILQIVLSIVAAGLLFLLARRLLSEYRWGEGAASLAAGLWFASPVVINRTLNGLETGNYMVMILLTLLVWLAGERGAKRPFPGFALGVGALLGLCFLTRIDAVFFIAAVTVWHTLLGFRQQFAELKRRLGESLVMGLTSMVMASPWLAYNKLVFGSFMPISGTAQSASQIGANLAYVPGNLFEYVTLVLPGVIVKSGVRSPQAAIRIG; encoded by the coding sequence ATGGAAACCACAAAAACCCTGATGACTGGCATTAACAATAGCTACGAAGCACGGGTACGTAAAATATGCTTGCTCGGGGCGGCGCTGCTGTTCGTGATTGGTGTAGGTTTCCGAATCGCCCCCCTTGTGGACCATGGCGATCGTATGCTTTGGCAGTGGCCGACGGAAGATGGCTATTTAATGAAGACCATCGCTCGCAACATTGCCCTTGGCAACGGAATGACGGTTTCTGACGCCGAGATTGCCACCAATGGTACCCAACCGCTAACTACCTATATGTGGGCCGGGGTATTCTGGCTGGTTGACGGTGACAAGGAAACCGGGGTGCTGTTGATCCAGATCTTGCAAATTGTGCTCAGCATCGTTGCAGCCGGTCTCCTGTTTCTACTGGCCCGCCGCCTGCTCAGTGAGTACCGATGGGGCGAGGGGGCTGCATCATTGGCGGCCGGGTTATGGTTTGCCAGTCCGGTGGTGATCAACCGCACCTTGAATGGGCTGGAGACGGGCAACTATATGGTTATGATTCTGCTGACGCTGCTCGTCTGGCTGGCCGGGGAGCGTGGCGCCAAGCGCCCTTTTCCTGGTTTCGCCCTAGGGGTAGGGGCGCTACTCGGCCTCTGTTTCCTTACCCGTATTGACGCGGTTTTTTTCATCGCCGCCGTTACAGTCTGGCATACCTTACTGGGTTTTCGTCAGCAGTTCGCCGAACTCAAGCGCCGTTTGGGCGAATCCCTGGTGATGGGCCTGACCAGCATGGTTATGGCCAGCCCATGGCTTGCATACAACAAACTGGTTTTCGGCAGCTTTATGCCAATCAGCGGCACAGCTCAATCGGCCAGTCAGATCGGCGCCAATCTGGCATATGTGCCCGGTAATCTTTTTGAATATGTAACTCTCGTGCTGCCCGGAGTTATTGTCAAATCTGGTGTACGGAGTCCTCAGGCGGCCATCCGCATAGGTTGA
- a CDS encoding IS256 family transposase — protein MTKSTPTALSQQGNNVADPLTDLLRDGARMLIAQAVEAELQAFMAQYSSRLEDGRRTVVRNGYLPGRTIQTGIGDVEVKVPKVRDRSGQGLKFNSSLLPPYLKRARSVDELLPWLYLRGISTGDYQEALAALLGEQAKGLSANTISRLKAKWLAEHTKWRQRDLNGKRYVYWWVDGIYSNVRMDDKLCLLVIIGVTDQGHKELIAVEDGYRESSDSWYELLAGLRARGLTTGPELAVGDGSLGFWNALGRVYPKTRHQRCWVHKTANVLNKMPKKLQLKAKADLHDIWMAETKEDASQAFDRMLARFEDKYPKAMECLAKDRDELLAFYDFPAEHWVHIRTTNPIESAFATVRLRSKRSRNCGSRDTTLTMVFKLLQSAEKRWKKIKGFRRLAEVVTGIQFKNGIKVSDQPMRMAA, from the coding sequence ATGACCAAGTCTACCCCAACCGCTCTTTCACAACAAGGAAACAATGTCGCCGACCCGCTTACCGACCTTTTGCGCGATGGTGCCAGGATGCTGATTGCCCAGGCCGTAGAAGCTGAATTACAGGCCTTCATGGCCCAATACTCCAGCCGCTTGGAAGATGGCCGCAGGACAGTGGTCCGAAACGGCTATCTTCCCGGTCGCACGATCCAGACCGGAATCGGCGATGTCGAGGTCAAAGTTCCCAAGGTGCGAGATCGTAGCGGCCAAGGCCTCAAGTTCAACAGCAGTTTGTTGCCGCCTTATCTGAAGCGGGCGCGCAGTGTCGATGAGTTGCTGCCCTGGCTTTACCTGCGAGGAATTTCCACCGGCGATTACCAGGAGGCCCTGGCCGCACTCCTCGGGGAACAGGCCAAGGGGTTGTCGGCCAACACCATCTCCCGCTTGAAAGCCAAATGGCTGGCCGAGCACACCAAATGGCGGCAACGTGACCTGAACGGAAAACGCTACGTTTACTGGTGGGTGGATGGCATCTACAGCAACGTCCGCATGGATGACAAGCTTTGCCTGCTGGTGATCATTGGAGTTACCGACCAGGGGCACAAGGAACTGATAGCGGTGGAGGATGGCTACCGGGAGTCAAGCGACAGCTGGTATGAACTTCTCGCCGGGCTGCGGGCTCGGGGCCTGACCACAGGCCCCGAGTTGGCGGTTGGCGATGGTTCCTTGGGGTTCTGGAACGCCTTGGGCAGGGTCTATCCGAAGACCCGCCACCAACGCTGCTGGGTTCACAAAACGGCCAACGTGCTGAACAAGATGCCCAAAAAGCTTCAGCTCAAGGCCAAGGCTGATTTGCATGATATCTGGATGGCTGAGACCAAGGAAGATGCCAGCCAGGCTTTTGATCGTATGCTGGCCCGTTTCGAAGACAAATACCCCAAGGCCATGGAGTGCCTGGCCAAGGACCGGGACGAGTTGCTGGCTTTTTACGATTTTCCAGCCGAACACTGGGTGCATATCAGGACCACCAACCCCATCGAGTCGGCCTTTGCCACTGTGCGCCTGCGCAGCAAGAGATCACGGAACTGCGGTTCCAGGGACACCACCCTGACCATGGTCTTTAAGCTGCTGCAAAGCGCTGAAAAAAGATGGAAAAAGATCAAGGGATTTCGCCGGCTGGCTGAGGTCGTCACCGGCATACAATTCAAAAACGGAATCAAGGTGTCAGATCAACCTATGCGGATGGCCGCCTGA
- a CDS encoding SDR family oxidoreductase yields MNNAWILVLGANSDMALATAGRFARAGYNLYLASRNQVELEKNAADLTLRFGVQARALPFDGRDFVTHQHFYATLAEKPQGVILAFGTMHDQGLAQKDFELAREMVETNYLGAISILEIVAADLAARKSGFIVGVSSVAGDRGRQSNYLYGSSKAGLSAYLGGLRHRLHKFGVSVLTVKPGFIATKMTAHLDLPPKLTAQPEDVAEAIFKGVEKKKNIIYVKPIWRLIMLIIVHLPEYVFKKTNL; encoded by the coding sequence ATGAACAATGCCTGGATACTGGTGCTGGGGGCAAACAGTGATATGGCCCTGGCCACCGCCGGTCGTTTCGCCCGGGCCGGCTATAATCTGTACCTGGCGTCCCGTAACCAGGTGGAACTGGAAAAAAACGCAGCCGACTTGACCCTGCGGTTCGGGGTTCAGGCCAGGGCGCTGCCTTTTGACGGACGGGATTTTGTTACCCATCAGCATTTCTATGCAACTCTGGCAGAGAAACCGCAGGGAGTGATCCTGGCTTTCGGCACTATGCACGATCAGGGGCTGGCCCAAAAAGACTTCGAACTCGCTCGGGAGATGGTGGAAACCAATTATCTGGGCGCGATCAGCATTCTTGAAATTGTCGCGGCCGATTTAGCCGCGAGGAAGAGTGGCTTTATTGTCGGGGTGAGTTCGGTGGCCGGGGACCGTGGCCGCCAAAGCAACTATCTGTACGGCAGCAGCAAGGCCGGACTCAGCGCTTATCTGGGCGGCTTGCGTCACCGCCTGCATAAATTCGGAGTGTCGGTATTAACTGTAAAGCCTGGTTTTATCGCCACCAAAATGACCGCCCACTTGGATTTGCCGCCAAAACTGACCGCACAGCCGGAAGATGTGGCGGAAGCCATTTTCAAAGGGGTGGAGAAAAAGAAAAACATCATTTACGTCAAACCCATCTGGCGCTTGATCATGCTGATTATCGTGCATCTTCCCGAGTATGTTTTTAAAAAGACTAATCTTTAA
- a CDS encoding FAD-binding oxidoreductase: MKLSGWGRYLSAESQPLFFRDTASLAQQVRGCIPLIAFGNGRSYGDSALAANHLPMQQLKRMLAFEEATGLLTCEAGVLLADIVESFLPRGWFPMITPGTKLITVGGAIASDVHGKNHHIVGCFSECLDHFLLMSADGSIKRCSRRENPELFHATCGGMGLTGVIMQASFYLKPVRSSTIEQTTIKTANLHETFAAFEEYQGQPYSVAWIDCLARGDKLGRALLMVGDFAEDGNLEYRPGGTLNVPVDFPTLTLNSFSVKAFNAVYYARAGSGVSHRRVGIDGFFYPLDAIRNWNRIYGKRGFVQYQFILPKTAGYEGLKQILQKISASGMGSFLAVLKLYGPANKNYLSFPLEGYSLALDFKMQPGLVELLAELDQLVVEYRGRVFLAKDATTGRESFEKGYPNVERFRALRRSLGLNQVFNSLQSQRLGL; this comes from the coding sequence ATGAAACTGTCCGGCTGGGGTCGTTACCTTTCCGCAGAGTCGCAACCACTCTTTTTCCGGGATACTGCCTCACTGGCGCAACAGGTGCGTGGTTGCATCCCGTTGATTGCCTTCGGCAATGGCCGCAGTTATGGGGACAGTGCCCTGGCTGCCAATCATCTGCCCATGCAGCAACTGAAACGGATGCTGGCCTTTGAAGAAGCGACAGGCCTGCTGACCTGTGAGGCCGGAGTGTTGCTGGCGGACATCGTCGAATCTTTTTTGCCCCGGGGCTGGTTTCCCATGATAACACCGGGTACCAAGCTGATTACGGTGGGAGGGGCCATCGCCTCCGATGTGCACGGAAAAAACCACCACATAGTGGGCTGTTTCAGCGAGTGTCTGGACCATTTTCTTCTAATGTCCGCAGATGGTTCGATTAAACGCTGCTCTCGCCGGGAAAATCCGGAACTTTTCCATGCCACCTGTGGAGGAATGGGGCTGACCGGCGTTATTATGCAGGCAAGTTTTTATCTTAAACCGGTTAGATCGAGTACGATCGAGCAGACCACCATCAAGACGGCTAATTTGCATGAAACCTTTGCAGCATTCGAGGAATACCAGGGGCAGCCCTATTCGGTGGCCTGGATCGATTGCCTGGCCAGGGGGGATAAGCTGGGTCGCGCTTTGTTGATGGTCGGGGATTTTGCCGAGGACGGCAACTTGGAATACCGGCCCGGAGGCACTTTGAATGTTCCCGTGGATTTTCCGACCCTCACCTTGAACAGCTTTAGTGTGAAAGCGTTCAATGCGGTTTATTATGCTCGGGCCGGTTCAGGTGTGTCTCATCGGCGCGTTGGCATTGACGGTTTTTTCTATCCTCTGGACGCCATTCGTAATTGGAACCGGATTTACGGTAAACGAGGATTTGTGCAATATCAGTTTATTCTGCCCAAAACGGCAGGGTATGAGGGACTAAAGCAGATTCTGCAGAAAATCAGCGCCAGCGGCATGGGCAGTTTTCTGGCCGTCCTCAAGTTGTATGGCCCCGCAAACAAAAACTACCTGTCGTTTCCGCTGGAAGGATATAGCCTCGCCCTGGATTTCAAGATGCAGCCCGGTCTGGTGGAGTTGCTGGCGGAGTTGGATCAATTGGTCGTCGAGTACCGGGGCAGGGTTTTTCTGGCCAAGGATGCAACCACCGGTCGGGAATCTTTTGAAAAAGGCTATCCGAACGTGGAACGATTTCGGGCTTTGCGACGTTCGCTGGGGCTGAATCAGGTGTTCAACTCATTGCAGTCACAGAGGTTGGGGCTATGA
- a CDS encoding GtrA family protein, translating to MYTACKYFVFALIATGINLLTQWPFFLLLDGFWVLYLALCFGTLTGLITKYTLDKRWIFYYTAHSRRDDLSRFGLYSLMGVFTTAVFWGTEMGFYYTFEFAGAQYVGGGLGLMVGYTIKYLLDKKFVFKVA from the coding sequence ATGTACACTGCATGCAAATATTTCGTGTTCGCCCTGATCGCAACCGGAATCAATTTGCTCACCCAGTGGCCCTTCTTTCTGCTGCTGGATGGTTTCTGGGTGCTTTACCTGGCCTTGTGCTTCGGCACTTTGACCGGCTTGATAACTAAATATACTTTGGATAAACGATGGATCTTTTATTATACGGCTCACAGCCGGCGGGATGATTTGTCACGCTTCGGTCTCTACAGCCTGATGGGAGTGTTTACCACGGCCGTGTTCTGGGGGACCGAAATGGGGTTTTATTACACTTTCGAATTTGCCGGCGCCCAGTACGTCGGCGGAGGTTTGGGTTTGATGGTGGGTTATACCATCAAATATCTGCTGGATAAAAAATTCGTCTTCAAGGTCGCTTGA
- a CDS encoding UbiA family prenyltransferase: MDDRLPLFVDLDNTLILGDTLWESFAMLVRQNPVAALTALFSLLRGRAAFKRTVARQAPFFPDLLQYNDQVVAFVCQEAALGRPTVLATAADARIADAVAAHLGCFTRVIASDGTRNLKGHRKLEVIAAFAEEATGKKAFDYIGDSRADRPIWQAAGRALVVAGDQATAQQIAGPTELALFLPRPLKVWRDLLKALRLHQWAKNILIFTPLLLSHQYSDIDKVFAALVGFVCFGLCASATYLWNDILDLPADRAHPRKQHRPLAAGRISIAESLGLSGLLLGLSFGLALPVLPPVAVLLLAGYIALTLAYSLLLKEKLLLDAMMLGLLFAYRILFGGVTTGIMVSDWLIAFSVFFFLGLALVKRYSEIITKMQNQTGKISGRGYYTEDREVIGVLGVASSYMSILIMALYITSPAVVGLYSHPQALWGVCLVMIYWISRIWVLSHRGHMPDDPIVFALRDRVSLLAGAGCVMAVLIAV, translated from the coding sequence TTGGATGACCGTTTGCCCCTGTTCGTCGATCTGGACAACACGCTCATACTCGGCGATACCCTGTGGGAAAGCTTTGCCATGCTGGTGCGGCAAAACCCGGTGGCGGCCCTGACGGCCCTGTTCAGCCTGCTGCGCGGGCGGGCCGCTTTCAAACGCACGGTTGCAAGGCAGGCGCCATTTTTTCCAGATTTACTGCAGTATAATGATCAGGTGGTCGCCTTTGTTTGTCAGGAGGCGGCATTGGGGCGGCCGACAGTGTTGGCCACCGCGGCCGACGCCCGGATTGCCGACGCCGTGGCCGCGCACCTGGGTTGTTTTACCCGGGTGATTGCCAGTGACGGCACCCGCAACCTTAAGGGACATCGCAAGCTGGAAGTAATCGCCGCTTTCGCTGAAGAAGCCACCGGCAAGAAAGCCTTTGACTATATCGGCGACAGTCGGGCCGATCGGCCGATTTGGCAGGCGGCCGGCAGGGCCTTGGTGGTGGCCGGTGATCAAGCGACGGCCCAACAAATTGCCGGCCCGACAGAACTCGCCCTTTTTCTGCCCAGACCGCTCAAAGTATGGCGGGATCTGTTGAAGGCCCTTCGTCTCCACCAGTGGGCCAAAAACATTCTGATTTTTACCCCGCTGTTGCTTTCCCATCAATACAGCGACATCGACAAAGTTTTTGCGGCGCTGGTCGGCTTTGTCTGTTTCGGCCTGTGCGCTTCGGCCACTTACCTGTGGAACGATATTCTAGATCTGCCTGCCGACCGCGCGCATCCCCGCAAACAGCATCGTCCCTTGGCGGCCGGCAGGATCAGCATCGCCGAAAGCCTGGGCTTGTCGGGCCTGCTCCTGGGGTTGAGCTTCGGCTTGGCCCTGCCGGTATTGCCGCCGGTGGCGGTACTGTTGCTGGCCGGGTATATTGCACTTACTCTTGCCTATTCTCTTTTGCTTAAGGAAAAACTGCTGCTGGATGCGATGATGCTCGGGTTGTTGTTCGCCTACAGGATCCTGTTCGGCGGAGTGACAACCGGCATTATGGTTTCCGACTGGCTGATTGCCTTTTCGGTTTTTTTCTTCCTGGGACTGGCGCTGGTGAAAAGGTACTCCGAGATCATCACTAAAATGCAAAACCAAACCGGAAAAATTTCCGGCCGCGGTTATTATACCGAGGATCGCGAGGTCATCGGGGTGCTGGGAGTGGCCTCCAGCTACATGTCGATATTGATCATGGCCCTATATATCACGTCACCTGCAGTGGTGGGGCTGTATAGCCATCCCCAGGCCCTGTGGGGGGTTTGTTTGGTGATGATTTACTGGATTTCCCGGATATGGGTGCTTTCTCACCGCGGCCACATGCCTGATGACCCAATTGTTTTCGCGCTGCGCGACAGGGTCAGCCTCCTTGCCGGGGCGGGTTGTGTTATGGCTGTACTGATCGCGGTTTGA
- a CDS encoding glycosyltransferase family 2 protein has product MSDLGVVVIGRNEGERLRRCFASIPASVPREALVYVDSGSTDGSVALAHSLGLLVVKLDMSTPFTAGRARNEGFNHLISRHPDLRFVQFIDGDCELCEGWLEAATACFGQYPRCGIAAGRTIEKYPEKSIYNLLCDLEWREAPFGRVATCGGIFMIRQGLFMQLGGFNPQVTAGEEPELCYRLRKQGWEVRRLDYPMVLHDAAMTRFSQWWKRAVRGGYSYAQGCTVDEKTRTRFCFMYSLRLWIWGLVLPGIILSLVLLLGPQWLWLFAVYPLQLARVALKANQRFGRWRHSLTYAIFNTIGKWPQLYGQMKFWVGKAFRKPSSLIEYK; this is encoded by the coding sequence ATGAGCGATCTGGGGGTGGTGGTGATCGGCCGCAATGAAGGCGAGCGGCTGCGGCGCTGCTTTGCGTCGATCCCGGCGTCCGTTCCCCGCGAGGCGCTGGTCTATGTCGATTCCGGCTCCACCGATGGCAGTGTGGCGTTGGCGCACTCCCTGGGCCTGTTGGTCGTAAAACTGGATATGAGCACCCCCTTTACCGCCGGCCGGGCAAGAAATGAAGGGTTTAATCACCTGATCTCCCGGCATCCTGACTTGCGTTTTGTCCAGTTTATCGATGGTGATTGCGAGCTGTGCGAGGGTTGGCTGGAAGCCGCCACTGCATGTTTTGGCCAATATCCCCGTTGCGGGATAGCGGCAGGACGCACCATCGAGAAATACCCGGAAAAGAGCATCTACAACCTATTGTGCGATTTGGAATGGAGGGAGGCCCCTTTCGGCCGGGTGGCCACCTGTGGCGGCATTTTTATGATCCGCCAGGGTCTCTTCATGCAACTCGGTGGGTTCAACCCGCAAGTCACCGCCGGCGAAGAGCCGGAACTCTGTTATCGGCTCCGTAAGCAGGGTTGGGAGGTACGCCGGCTGGATTACCCCATGGTGCTGCATGATGCGGCGATGACCAGATTTTCCCAATGGTGGAAGCGTGCCGTGCGCGGCGGGTACAGTTATGCCCAAGGTTGCACGGTGGATGAGAAGACCCGGACCAGGTTTTGCTTTATGTACTCTTTGCGGCTGTGGATTTGGGGCTTAGTGTTACCTGGCATCATTCTGTCGCTGGTTCTGCTGTTGGGCCCTCAATGGCTATGGCTGTTTGCCGTTTACCCCCTCCAATTGGCTCGGGTGGCCCTGAAGGCCAACCAGCGCTTCGGCCGTTGGCGGCACTCACTGACCTATGCAATTTTCAATACGATTGGTAAATGGCCGCAGTTGTATGGCCAGATGAAATTCTGGGTCGGGAAAGCTTTCCGTAAACCATCTTCGCTGATTGAATACAAATGA
- a CDS encoding GNAT family N-acetyltransferase — MASPYFRPEFTQAVAEVREDLFVGLMEAENRVVGFFPFHRRWGGVARPVGLGLSDYHGVIAEPEADWTAEGLMRGCRLVRWEFDHLLSGQAQWQTYRQNLEPSPTIDTSQKYEHYEAIRRKLGGKQLYETNRRIRKLAREHEPHRFVFHTDDAAAFEAMIAWKRLQCQRTGVHDYFGLGWTVELVRRINAHDSIHFGGVLSALYVGDKLAAVHFGMRTKTVLHSWFPGYDDEFHQYSPGLILLVEMIRHACDGDISYIDLGKDVLPYKEKFMTGAIQVAEGCAELPSAVNNLYALRRRAERWSRQSALLPILRIPGRFIKRLERKGRYE, encoded by the coding sequence TTGGCCAGTCCCTATTTTCGTCCTGAATTTACTCAGGCGGTTGCCGAGGTTCGAGAAGACCTCTTTGTTGGTTTGATGGAGGCGGAAAACCGGGTGGTGGGTTTTTTCCCCTTTCACCGTCGGTGGGGTGGTGTTGCCCGCCCAGTCGGGCTTGGCCTTTCCGATTATCATGGGGTCATCGCCGAGCCGGAGGCCGACTGGACGGCGGAAGGACTGATGCGCGGCTGCCGTCTGGTCCGCTGGGAGTTTGACCATCTGCTGAGCGGGCAGGCCCAGTGGCAGACATACCGGCAAAACCTTGAGCCGTCCCCGACCATCGATACGTCACAAAAATATGAGCATTATGAAGCGATCCGAAGAAAACTGGGCGGAAAACAGTTGTATGAAACCAACCGGCGTATAAGAAAACTCGCCAGGGAACATGAACCGCACCGTTTTGTTTTTCATACCGATGACGCCGCAGCGTTTGAGGCAATGATCGCCTGGAAGCGTTTGCAATGTCAACGCACCGGGGTCCATGACTATTTTGGCCTTGGCTGGACCGTGGAACTGGTGCGCCGAATAAATGCCCATGATTCAATACATTTTGGGGGTGTGCTTTCTGCCCTGTATGTGGGCGACAAACTGGCAGCCGTCCATTTCGGCATGCGTACCAAAACCGTATTGCACTCCTGGTTTCCAGGTTATGACGATGAGTTTCACCAGTATTCGCCCGGCCTGATCCTGTTGGTCGAAATGATTCGCCATGCCTGTGACGGCGATATCTCCTATATCGATCTGGGCAAAGATGTATTGCCATATAAAGAGAAGTTTATGACCGGCGCCATCCAGGTTGCCGAGGGTTGTGCCGAATTACCGTCGGCGGTCAATAACCTCTACGCTCTGCGCCGAAGGGCGGAGCGGTGGAGCAGACAGTCCGCCCTGCTGCCGATTTTGCGGATTCCCGGCCGATTTATTAAGAGATTGGAACGCAAAGGGCGCTATGAATAA